One genomic window of Acipenser ruthenus unplaced genomic scaffold, fAciRut3.2 maternal haplotype, whole genome shotgun sequence includes the following:
- the LOC117969832 gene encoding dual specificity protein kinase CLK2-like isoform X1: MPLPRRLRSSERGSRDSYHDRYRSRKHRRRRSRSRSSSSERERRGHRHEDSFHLRSRSYDDPCVARRAYTRRYCGSYRRQDYSRDRAGRGGGGDYEEEFPSQRQEPYHSQRAASRCKHKHRRHRTRSYSASSSRSGHSSGPGRTRAQSVRDDEEGHLVYRSGDCLQQRYEIVSTLGEGTFGRVVQCIDHRRGGARVALKIIKNVEKYKEAARLEINVLEKINAKDPDNKHLCIQMFDWFDYHGHMCLSFELLALSTFDFLKENNYLPYPLHQVRHMGYQLCLAVKFLHDNKLTHTDLKPENILFVNSDYTITYNVEKKRDERTVKNTAVRVVDFGSATFDHEHHSTIVSTRHYRAPEVILELGWTQPCDVWSIGSIVFEYYLGITLFQTHDNREHLAMMERILGPIPSRMIRKTRQQKYFYHGRLDWDENSSAGRYVRENCKPLRRYMLSEAEDHHLLFDLIESMLEFEPSKRLSLADSLKHPFFSPLRGPGAPEPAGAKNWEGGRDISR, translated from the exons atgccTCTCCCGAGACGGCTCCGCTCTTCGGAGCGGGGGAGCCGGGACAGCTACCACGACCGGTACCGGAGCCGCAAGCACCGGCGGAGACGCAGCCGGTCCCGGTCCAGCAGCAGCGAGAGGGAACGGAGAGGACACAGGCATGAGGACAGCTTCCACCTGCGCTCCAGGAG CTACGATGACCCGTGTGTGGCGCGGCGGGCGTACACCCGGCGATACTGCGGCAGCTACCGGCGCCAGGACTACAGCCGGGACCGGGCGGGCCGAGGAGGCGGAGGCGATTACGAGGAGGAGTTCCCTTCACAGCGCCAGGAGCCCTACCACAGCCAGCGCGCCGCCAGCAGGTGTAAGCACAAACACAGGAGGCATAGAACCAGGTCTTATAGTGCGTCCTCATCG AGGAGTGGACACAGCAGTGGCCCAGGCAGGACACGGGCGCAGAGCGTGAGGGATGACGAGGAAGGGCACCTGGTCTATCGTTCCGGCGACTGCCTTCAACAAAGAT ATGAGATTGTTAGCACTCTAGGTGAAGGCACTTTTGGGCGGGTGGTGCAGTGCATCGACCATCGAAG GGGCGGAGCGCGAGTGGCTCTCAAAATAATCAAGAACGTGGAGAAGTACAAAGAGGCGGCGCGACTGGAGATCAACGTGCTGGAAAAAATCAACGCGAAAGACCCAGACAACAAACA TCTGTGTATTCAGATGTTTGACTGGTTTGACTATCACGGGCACATGTGCCTCTCCTTTGAGCTGCTGGCTCTCAGCACCTTCGATTTCCTCAAGGAGAACAACTACCTGCCCTACCCCCTGCACCAGGTCCGCCACATGGGCTACCAGCTGTGCCTGGCCGTCAAGT ttCTCCATGACAACAAGCTGACGCACACAGACTTGAAACCAGAGAATATTCTCTTTGTGAACTCCGACTACACCATCACCTACAACGTGGAAAAG AAGCGCGATGAGCGGACAGTGAAGAACACCGCGGTGAGGGTCGTGGATTTCGGCAGCGCCACGTTTGACCACGAGCACCACAGCACCATCGTCTCCACCAGGCATTACAGGGCCCCCGAGGTCATTCTAG AGCTGGGCTGGACCCAGCCGTGTGACGTGTGGAGCATCGGCAGCATCGTGTTCGAGTATTACCTGGGCATCACGCTGTTCCAG ACTCATGATAACAGAGAACACCTGGCCATGATGGAGAGGATTCTGGGACCGATCCCGTCCAGAATGATCCGCAAGACCAGGCAA CAGAAGTATTTCTACCACGGCCGGCTGGACTGGGATGAGAACTCCTCCGCGGGGAGATACGTCCGAGAGAACTGCAAACCACTGCGG AGGTACATGCTGTCAGAGGCGGAGGATCACCACCTCCTGTTTGATCTGATTGAAAGCATGCTGGAGTTCGAGCCCTCCAAGCGCCTGTCCCTCGCAGACTCCCTGAAGCACCCCTTCTTCAGCCCGCTGCGTGGCCCCGGGGCCCCCGAGCCAGCCGGAGCCAAGAACTGGGAGGGGGGCCGGGACATCAGCCGATGA
- the LOC117969832 gene encoding dual specificity protein kinase CLK2-like isoform X2 has product MPLPRRLRSSERGSRDSYHDRYRSRKHRRRRSRSRSSSSERERRGHRHEDSFHLRSRSYDDPCVARRAYTRRYCGSYRRQDYSRDRAGRGGGGDYEEEFPSQRQEPYHSQRAASRCKHKHRRHRTRSYSASSSRSGHSSGPGRTRAQSVRDDEEGHLVYRSGDCLQQRYEIVSTLGEGTFGRVVQCIDHRRGGARVALKIIKNVEKYKEAARLEINVLEKINAKDPDNKHLCIQMFDWFDYHGHMCLSFELLALSTFDFLKENNYLPYPLHQVRHMGYQLCLAVKFLHDNKLTHTDLKPENILFVNSDYTITYNVEKRDERTVKNTAVRVVDFGSATFDHEHHSTIVSTRHYRAPEVILELGWTQPCDVWSIGSIVFEYYLGITLFQTHDNREHLAMMERILGPIPSRMIRKTRQQKYFYHGRLDWDENSSAGRYVRENCKPLRRYMLSEAEDHHLLFDLIESMLEFEPSKRLSLADSLKHPFFSPLRGPGAPEPAGAKNWEGGRDISR; this is encoded by the exons atgccTCTCCCGAGACGGCTCCGCTCTTCGGAGCGGGGGAGCCGGGACAGCTACCACGACCGGTACCGGAGCCGCAAGCACCGGCGGAGACGCAGCCGGTCCCGGTCCAGCAGCAGCGAGAGGGAACGGAGAGGACACAGGCATGAGGACAGCTTCCACCTGCGCTCCAGGAG CTACGATGACCCGTGTGTGGCGCGGCGGGCGTACACCCGGCGATACTGCGGCAGCTACCGGCGCCAGGACTACAGCCGGGACCGGGCGGGCCGAGGAGGCGGAGGCGATTACGAGGAGGAGTTCCCTTCACAGCGCCAGGAGCCCTACCACAGCCAGCGCGCCGCCAGCAGGTGTAAGCACAAACACAGGAGGCATAGAACCAGGTCTTATAGTGCGTCCTCATCG AGGAGTGGACACAGCAGTGGCCCAGGCAGGACACGGGCGCAGAGCGTGAGGGATGACGAGGAAGGGCACCTGGTCTATCGTTCCGGCGACTGCCTTCAACAAAGAT ATGAGATTGTTAGCACTCTAGGTGAAGGCACTTTTGGGCGGGTGGTGCAGTGCATCGACCATCGAAG GGGCGGAGCGCGAGTGGCTCTCAAAATAATCAAGAACGTGGAGAAGTACAAAGAGGCGGCGCGACTGGAGATCAACGTGCTGGAAAAAATCAACGCGAAAGACCCAGACAACAAACA TCTGTGTATTCAGATGTTTGACTGGTTTGACTATCACGGGCACATGTGCCTCTCCTTTGAGCTGCTGGCTCTCAGCACCTTCGATTTCCTCAAGGAGAACAACTACCTGCCCTACCCCCTGCACCAGGTCCGCCACATGGGCTACCAGCTGTGCCTGGCCGTCAAGT ttCTCCATGACAACAAGCTGACGCACACAGACTTGAAACCAGAGAATATTCTCTTTGTGAACTCCGACTACACCATCACCTACAACGTGGAAAAG CGCGATGAGCGGACAGTGAAGAACACCGCGGTGAGGGTCGTGGATTTCGGCAGCGCCACGTTTGACCACGAGCACCACAGCACCATCGTCTCCACCAGGCATTACAGGGCCCCCGAGGTCATTCTAG AGCTGGGCTGGACCCAGCCGTGTGACGTGTGGAGCATCGGCAGCATCGTGTTCGAGTATTACCTGGGCATCACGCTGTTCCAG ACTCATGATAACAGAGAACACCTGGCCATGATGGAGAGGATTCTGGGACCGATCCCGTCCAGAATGATCCGCAAGACCAGGCAA CAGAAGTATTTCTACCACGGCCGGCTGGACTGGGATGAGAACTCCTCCGCGGGGAGATACGTCCGAGAGAACTGCAAACCACTGCGG AGGTACATGCTGTCAGAGGCGGAGGATCACCACCTCCTGTTTGATCTGATTGAAAGCATGCTGGAGTTCGAGCCCTCCAAGCGCCTGTCCCTCGCAGACTCCCTGAAGCACCCCTTCTTCAGCCCGCTGCGTGGCCCCGGGGCCCCCGAGCCAGCCGGAGCCAAGAACTGGGAGGGGGGCCGGGACATCAGCCGATGA
- the LOC117969832 gene encoding dual specificity protein kinase CLK2-like isoform X3 yields MPLPRRLRSSERGSRDSYHDRYRSRKHRRRRSRSRSSSSERERRGHRHEDSFHLRSRSYDDPCVARRAYTRRYCGSYRRQDYSRDRAGRGGGGDYEEEFPSQRQEPYHSQRAASRYEIVSTLGEGTFGRVVQCIDHRRGGARVALKIIKNVEKYKEAARLEINVLEKINAKDPDNKHLCIQMFDWFDYHGHMCLSFELLALSTFDFLKENNYLPYPLHQVRHMGYQLCLAVKFLHDNKLTHTDLKPENILFVNSDYTITYNVEKKRDERTVKNTAVRVVDFGSATFDHEHHSTIVSTRHYRAPEVILELGWTQPCDVWSIGSIVFEYYLGITLFQTHDNREHLAMMERILGPIPSRMIRKTRQQKYFYHGRLDWDENSSAGRYVRENCKPLRRYMLSEAEDHHLLFDLIESMLEFEPSKRLSLADSLKHPFFSPLRGPGAPEPAGAKNWEGGRDISR; encoded by the exons atgccTCTCCCGAGACGGCTCCGCTCTTCGGAGCGGGGGAGCCGGGACAGCTACCACGACCGGTACCGGAGCCGCAAGCACCGGCGGAGACGCAGCCGGTCCCGGTCCAGCAGCAGCGAGAGGGAACGGAGAGGACACAGGCATGAGGACAGCTTCCACCTGCGCTCCAGGAG CTACGATGACCCGTGTGTGGCGCGGCGGGCGTACACCCGGCGATACTGCGGCAGCTACCGGCGCCAGGACTACAGCCGGGACCGGGCGGGCCGAGGAGGCGGAGGCGATTACGAGGAGGAGTTCCCTTCACAGCGCCAGGAGCCCTACCACAGCCAGCGCGCCGCCAGCAGGT ATGAGATTGTTAGCACTCTAGGTGAAGGCACTTTTGGGCGGGTGGTGCAGTGCATCGACCATCGAAG GGGCGGAGCGCGAGTGGCTCTCAAAATAATCAAGAACGTGGAGAAGTACAAAGAGGCGGCGCGACTGGAGATCAACGTGCTGGAAAAAATCAACGCGAAAGACCCAGACAACAAACA TCTGTGTATTCAGATGTTTGACTGGTTTGACTATCACGGGCACATGTGCCTCTCCTTTGAGCTGCTGGCTCTCAGCACCTTCGATTTCCTCAAGGAGAACAACTACCTGCCCTACCCCCTGCACCAGGTCCGCCACATGGGCTACCAGCTGTGCCTGGCCGTCAAGT ttCTCCATGACAACAAGCTGACGCACACAGACTTGAAACCAGAGAATATTCTCTTTGTGAACTCCGACTACACCATCACCTACAACGTGGAAAAG AAGCGCGATGAGCGGACAGTGAAGAACACCGCGGTGAGGGTCGTGGATTTCGGCAGCGCCACGTTTGACCACGAGCACCACAGCACCATCGTCTCCACCAGGCATTACAGGGCCCCCGAGGTCATTCTAG AGCTGGGCTGGACCCAGCCGTGTGACGTGTGGAGCATCGGCAGCATCGTGTTCGAGTATTACCTGGGCATCACGCTGTTCCAG ACTCATGATAACAGAGAACACCTGGCCATGATGGAGAGGATTCTGGGACCGATCCCGTCCAGAATGATCCGCAAGACCAGGCAA CAGAAGTATTTCTACCACGGCCGGCTGGACTGGGATGAGAACTCCTCCGCGGGGAGATACGTCCGAGAGAACTGCAAACCACTGCGG AGGTACATGCTGTCAGAGGCGGAGGATCACCACCTCCTGTTTGATCTGATTGAAAGCATGCTGGAGTTCGAGCCCTCCAAGCGCCTGTCCCTCGCAGACTCCCTGAAGCACCCCTTCTTCAGCCCGCTGCGTGGCCCCGGGGCCCCCGAGCCAGCCGGAGCCAAGAACTGGGAGGGGGGCCGGGACATCAGCCGATGA
- the LOC117969832 gene encoding dual specificity protein kinase CLK2-like isoform X4: MFDWFDYHGHMCLSFELLALSTFDFLKENNYLPYPLHQVRHMGYQLCLAVKFLHDNKLTHTDLKPENILFVNSDYTITYNVEKKRDERTVKNTAVRVVDFGSATFDHEHHSTIVSTRHYRAPEVILELGWTQPCDVWSIGSIVFEYYLGITLFQTHDNREHLAMMERILGPIPSRMIRKTRQQKYFYHGRLDWDENSSAGRYVRENCKPLRRYMLSEAEDHHLLFDLIESMLEFEPSKRLSLADSLKHPFFSPLRGPGAPEPAGAKNWEGGRDISR; this comes from the exons ATGTTTGACTGGTTTGACTATCACGGGCACATGTGCCTCTCCTTTGAGCTGCTGGCTCTCAGCACCTTCGATTTCCTCAAGGAGAACAACTACCTGCCCTACCCCCTGCACCAGGTCCGCCACATGGGCTACCAGCTGTGCCTGGCCGTCAAGT ttCTCCATGACAACAAGCTGACGCACACAGACTTGAAACCAGAGAATATTCTCTTTGTGAACTCCGACTACACCATCACCTACAACGTGGAAAAG AAGCGCGATGAGCGGACAGTGAAGAACACCGCGGTGAGGGTCGTGGATTTCGGCAGCGCCACGTTTGACCACGAGCACCACAGCACCATCGTCTCCACCAGGCATTACAGGGCCCCCGAGGTCATTCTAG AGCTGGGCTGGACCCAGCCGTGTGACGTGTGGAGCATCGGCAGCATCGTGTTCGAGTATTACCTGGGCATCACGCTGTTCCAG ACTCATGATAACAGAGAACACCTGGCCATGATGGAGAGGATTCTGGGACCGATCCCGTCCAGAATGATCCGCAAGACCAGGCAA CAGAAGTATTTCTACCACGGCCGGCTGGACTGGGATGAGAACTCCTCCGCGGGGAGATACGTCCGAGAGAACTGCAAACCACTGCGG AGGTACATGCTGTCAGAGGCGGAGGATCACCACCTCCTGTTTGATCTGATTGAAAGCATGCTGGAGTTCGAGCCCTCCAAGCGCCTGTCCCTCGCAGACTCCCTGAAGCACCCCTTCTTCAGCCCGCTGCGTGGCCCCGGGGCCCCCGAGCCAGCCGGAGCCAAGAACTGGGAGGGGGGCCGGGACATCAGCCGATGA